The genomic DNA gagagagaggaaacgagagtgagatggagagagaggaaaaactccATGGAACAAAAATTCTGTAttattttgcagtgttttgcCGTGTATTGATTAAAAATGCAGTGTATTTgattaaaatctacattttattttacatgatgcacacacacacacacacacacacacacacacacacagcactgctggTTAGCTGCTCGCTGTAGTAGAGTACAGTGTCCTGTGAGCACCAGCAGGTGTCTctgctcatctctctcctcagtggaggagcagctgactGGAGTTTGGAGCTCCTCAGcatctgcatttcttttttccttccccACTTCCTTCCTGTGTGTCACAGTTTGAGCAGTTTGTCATAACCTGCCTGTTCTGGTCCGACATGATTTAAACGACGAGTCCCTCAGGTTTGGATGTGCTTCCAGCTGGTCAGGGACACCATAGGTTCATCTCACTGTATATATCCCCTCATCTGTTTATTCTGGTGTTTTTACTGCAAGCCTTCCATCACTTTTATCCAGTAACTTTCCCACCTCATAATTAGAACATATTTGCcttatttatatctttttaattatcCATTCTATTCAAAATCATATTTATGTGCTGCTAATGGCATTTAGGattattttgaatgtatttatgcTCTTGATTTACATCCCTGCTGAAAGATACCAAGCTCACAATCCCTGAGCAGTTTTAACCATAATCACTTTAGACCTTAACCAGCAAAGGATGATGTGCTACTCATCAGCCAACTCTGCAAAGAATATTTAGAGAATCATTTGATAACTCTTAAATAATTCAACGTATGGAGACAGAGGTCTGAACGGTTCACACTGATACCTGCAGACTGTATTTCTGCTGCCTTTCTGACTTTTCAGTGTTTAGTTAGAAGCTGTTTTAACATCGACAAAAAGATTATTTATAAAATCATTCTCTATCaccttattcattcattctcctTCTCACATGTAGCGTTTATCATCTCCCAAACACCACTTGTCTGTGATCTGAAGCCTTCTGCTGCCTTTACCAAGTAAGAGGACAACAGCTTCAATCTgcatctctttctccctcctcttcctctcacacacacacagacactggtTTATTTATAAGGCAAACTAGCACTTGGGTTTTCTGTGGTTTGGTAGTAATGATGTTAATCTATCAGAGCTTTGGCTGCAACAAAACTGGATGAACAACTTAGTCCAAATGGTGACTCTGGagtacagagcagcagcagtactatTCTATATTATATGGAATATACTTGCATATGTTTACTGATTTCCCTGCTATATGTTTTCAAGCTACGTCCCCAAAATCACATAGCCTGGATTATTTGAATGATCAACTAGAATTTGATTAATATGCAAATTTCCCAACAAACTGTTCCATTTGAGCCTTCAGCGCAGCCTAATTAATCAACAGTTAAAGGAAATTAATACATACATCAATTCTGTCAGGAACATGCTTAGTTCAATCGCCCGTAAAATTGAAGTTTGAAGTATTAACTGGCTCCACAGGAAGGCTATGATTAAAACTCTACAATTCAGGCAATCCGGGCAAATATAAAGTAGCCTCATTTACAGACCTCCCTTTTTCCTTattcatcaataataataataataacaacaacaacaacaataataataatgttattttatgttatttttgaGAGGACTAATTAAATACATTTCGGACTTGTTTTAAATGCTGTCACTCCATCAGTGCCTCAGATATTAGTTTACATTATGCACCTGAGACAAAtaatgaaagacagacagacagacagacagagagagagagagagagagagaataaaaaggggaggggaagagatgaaaagagagagggctGTACTATTGTTTCAGTAGGGACTCATGCATCAAACTTCAATTTTCCGGACGATTGAagtagtgatttttttttctccatcttgaagtgaaatactgaaatacacTTAAGACCTCCAGATTAATTACCACGAAGTGGTCCCACAGACTGTAGTATTACTTATCGCCGGGCCGCCTGACAAGCCCTCATAAAATAAGCAAGTGAAATCCATAAACTTAGCCTGCCTTAACACTCTCTCCCTTCATAAATATGCTTGATTCAGAATAGGCTGCAGAGGACacgcgcgcgcacgcacacacacacacacacacacacacacacacacacacacacacacacacacaggcagtgttTTAATACACGCctcaaaacaaaggaaaataagttttaaatcaaaatctttatattttacagcagaattgaactgaactgaatttttCTTTGGTTTATCTTCGTTGCACTAAAGGTTCATACATATTATTGTATCATATCACATTGTGTAGCATTTATAAGGGTATATAAACATTCAGTACATGGTTTCTAGCACAGGTGTAAGCAGGTATGAGGACGttttaatgcacattttatTAATGTACAGTGTTCGTCAACGACTCTATCAAagtaacattttatattatattgttactgctgttgttttacTAAATTGTCATTCACTGTCGGTTTACACAGCAGAGCCTGGACGCTTAGATCTGCTCACAACTGCACTGTGATGTGTAAGAAACCATTAATTGGTGTGTTGTTTATAAATGCTGAAcacattatactgtatacattTAGTGGGACTAATTTGCCTACAGAGACTTAACAATAGCTGCAGCCATATTAAGGGCTTACAGGTCTATAAACGTATTCAGGTTGTcgtgaaataaaaaaagtaaaaaataaaaaaaaagcaaacactaTAAAACAGCTGACAAGAAGACAGGCCTACTTATCATTTGTGTTAACAAAGAGAGTTAAACGGGAGCTGCAGCCTTTTGAGCTCCTCTTCTGgacactctctctttctcacatcACCATGTTTTCAGCTTCATTAAACTCCttaaagacaaaagaaataaagaggcagaagaagaagtgggagagagaaaaaaaaggagatgagaagaaaacaaacaaaggactCCCTAACCAGACTTTGGCATAAATGTCACAGTCTAAACTCTTTATGGCTCCCTACTTAACATTAAAAACGCTTCCAACAAAATCCATTTCTTGTTTAGAGAAGGTTCTTGGACAGAAGTCAAACATATTATTCCAGAGCTAAAAAGCGGAGAAAGACAAGCGGCTCACAAAAAAGGGGCAGTTTCATTGTAATTCATTGACTTGTTCAAAACGCCAGGCAAAGAAAAGGGCTAGACATTAATAGCCGCAGATGCCCTCATGAAGGGAGAGTCTATGTAGGCATTATGGCCTTTGTTCGCACCCAGTTAAACTGTTTAAAAGGAGGGTTAACTCAATCCATCAAATTGTCTGAAATTGTGAGGAAATTTCAAAAACCATATGGCCTCCAAACGTTTGCGTCCTTTTTGTGCGGTGGGACACACTTGTCTCAGTATTGCTGCCTGCGGGGGACCGGCCCTGCTCCTTTGTGGCTCGTCCCATCAGGGAACGCTGCTCATTTGTCCCCACTTTTCATGCTTTACGCTCAAAATTACGGCCCAGTCCCGCAGAACAAAAAAGGTCTATAAAGGCCCGGAGAAACTGGCCcaaaactttgtgtttttgtggcaTCCTCGTCTTTTTTCCCCCGGCACCAGATTTGTGTTTCTCACATAAATTTTTGCCACGAATGGAGAAACACGTCTAAGGGTCAAGAAGCCATGATACGCATTTAGGATGTGAAAGGAGATGTGAGATTCCAGGCCACAAAATGTTTAGAGCATCCTAGTAGAAAGGGACACAAAGGGACAAAATAGTCCGGTATAATAACTCTAAATAGGCCGCTTTTGATGGGCTTACACGCACAGATTTGGCAACCAAAGCGTGCtgctaaaatgattttttttttttcttcacttgacaaaaaacaaaacaaaacaagctattaTACCCATAATAAAAAACCTCGGTAATAAGTCAAGAATTACAACATAAAAGATATATTCAGAAAAGCCATTTTATTCCCATAGTAGCCTATATACATTACAGTCTGTGCATTGGTTTTTCAAATAATGTCCTGATTTTCGAAAGGCACTTACAGGTGTACAAAACATAACAAATTGAAAACTGTTAATCTATTGTATCCAAACAATAAATCTAAAAAGTAGCACATAGCTCGTCAAAATCACCGCAATATTCACTTTCTGTTTGTCGCCATCGCGCGAGCATTCCCATAAAACGCGTAACAGTGAGTGTCCGAGTTTGCCTTTccgatcatcatcatcatcatcatcatcatcatcatcatcgtcatcatcatcatcatcaccaccaccaccaccatcatctcatGCATCGGGAATAAGAACTGAAGTCAAGGGTcacagatgaggaggaagaggaggaggagaagaagaagagccgGCAGTGACAAAGTGACTCAATGGCGATTTGgctcacagaaaacacaaaaacaattaaataaaaaaaaaaataataaaataaaaataagaaagtaaaaataaatagataagtgatcacaaatcaaatcatgcatttacatgcaaaaaatatgaaaaacgGGAGCACTTTCatcgtggtgtgtgtgtgtgtgtgtgtgtgtgtgtgtgtgtgtgtgtgtgtgtgtgcgtgtgtgtgtgtgagggtagGCCCTCTAGGAAAAGCGatggaacaggtgtgtgtgtttaagtgtgtgtgtgtgtgtgtgtttaaatgtcggtgtgtgtgtgtgtgtgtgtgtgtgttggcctaTAGCtagtgtaaaaaaataataagttaCTCATCAGTCATTTCAGACCATATTGCTTTGATTGCAAGAAGTAACAGTTCGCTAATGAATACATTGTAAAATACCACTGCATATTTCTTGTTCTGTGTTCATGCTTCACTATGAATAGGTCTATCTGTGCCGATATAAAAGTCATTACATTTTGGTACATGTTCTGAGATATGGTATACAATATAAGCAGTAAGTTACAAGTCCTCGGGAGGATTTTCACCATcgtctttttgtgtttgtcgaCCTTGCGGCCCCACCGCTGCGCCATCAGTCATCCACATCAATCTCCACGTCCTCGTCCTCCGAGCACTCTTTACTAGTTGTGTGGTCTGAGAACGGAGACAGCGGCGACGACCGCAGTTTCTGAGCGAGCTCGTGTTCCTGCTGGCCGCCCCGCGCGGGGGACTCGCCTCGCGGGTGGCCCAGCGTGCCGTTGGCGCATTTCTCCAGGTCCGCCAGCTTGGCGAGCTTGTCCAAGGGGACCTGGCCGACGGCCTTGGCCGACTCCACGTCGGCCTTCATCTCTTCCAGGTCCCGTTTTAGCTTGGCCCTCCGGTTCTGAAACCACGTGATGACCTGCGCGTTTGTCAGGCCCAGCTGCTGCGCGATCTGGTCCCGGTCTGCCGGGGACAGGTACTTCTGGTACAGGAAGCGCTTCTCCAGCTCGTAGATTTGGTGGTTAGTGAACGCCGTTCGAGACTTCCGGCGCTTCTTCGGGGTGCTTCTCTGGCCGAACAGAGTCATCCCGTCCCGGCCTgtgagggaaagacagaggatgagtaaaaaaaataaaaagccccACATCGAACAGGTGCAGCGCTTCCTCTGCGCGTAAAAGTCACCCTAACGCAGAGATAACAATGAAGGCGACACAATATATGAAACAGTAAAGCCTCCAGCTCATGTGGGAACAGGCAATTAGAAGAATATTAGACAGACACCGCTGGGAAATATTGAGCACCAGACGCACACTAGAGCTTAATATTAAAGAAAACCGGTGGCCATTTATTTCGTTGCAGAAAAGCCCAGAAAATGAACACGCCTTTGTTCGATGGCACATTATTAGAGGAAAAACATGCACTCGTGAGCgaaaaaaatatttgcttcGGCTGTTAAACAAGCGCATTCAATGACTATATTGTATGACAGGGTGTCAAATACAGGGTCATTTTGTGTGAGGCGCAGGCCGCTGAACAAGTAAGAAAAAAACGAGAGAAAACGCCTCGTACTGAATTCTAAAAAGGTGTACTTCAGCTGTGTATTTGAGAAGGGGAGATGTACCTTCCGCAGCCTGTAAAACGCTGACTTCCAGACCCTTGAAGGTCTTGCTGGCCAGCTCCTCCAGCGCGCAGAGCGGGGAGGTCTGGGTGAGGAGAGCCCGGCTGGACAGAGGGATGCTGGACGGACGGTGCTTCTCAGAGGACGAAATTAGATGAGCTGTGCCGCAAATGGTGTAACTTCGCTTCACGGACGGTTTGTTCAGGATGTCCTCGATGCTGAAGGGGGTCAGCGGCTTGTTGGAGTTGGCAGGAGGCGGCAAGTGGTCCAGCGGACTTCGCCTCCTGTTTTCCACTGCATCACATTTGGCCACTTCTTTGGATGTCATCATTGGTTGTGCGCAGAGTTTATGCGGGACTTGGTGGAAATATTCAGCGGGTAAAAACGAGCTAATCGAAGGGGGAAAAGTCACATAACAGTTAGGAGGTGAAAAAAAGACGCGGAGAGGagaatgaagaaaataaaatcttattCCAAAATGGGATGTCTTCAGAGTGTCGATCCTCGGGAGCAGCAAGTCCGAAGGAGTGAGAAGCCTCCCTGAAAATGGCGAGGTCCAAAGAGTTGACGATTACTAACAAGTTATCATTGATTGGTAGGTAATCAATTATCTCCAGTGGCACTTTCGCCCTCTTCCCTTTCACTCTTTGACTATGTTGCAGTCCAGTGCGGGGCTTTTTGCGACTGGGGGTGTCCCATTAATTAGGACGCATGgctggaaggaggaggagcccGGCGGAATTATAATGCTTTGTGCTCTTATCATCTTTGGTCTAATTTAGTCGTGTGGTGAGATACCAGAATAGGTATATGGGGTAAATGaggggaagcagagagagagggagaaagataaagaggggatgagggggagagagatcACAATCCGCAGCCTATTtgagcatttttgttttttgtgcgtAAAACTTTGGTTTTAGTTCAACAGGAGTTTTCTGGTCTTTTATTTAGAAGTACTTGGATTATTCGGATgttgccacaaaaaaaaaaaaaaaaaaagacaagtcgACTCAGGTGTTATCTTAGATAGTCAGAAGGAGATTTTCCTCGAGCCAAAGCGTGGATGAGCCTTTGTTTTGTTAAGGTAATGTAGAGCTGGGCCATATATCAGCTCTGATGATACCTCCTCTGGGGCGGGAGAGAAGGAGCAGCATGCATCCCTCTCAGCAACGCCAAATCCGGGCCATAACTCAGGCGAAAGGGCTCCTTTTATATCATCCGAGAAATATTTCATCTCCTCTCAAATTTCTCCCGCGTCCTCCAGGTTTGACGTGATGAGTTTATTTTGGTGCTGgtcgggggaaaaaaaaaagctggcgACAGGCTATTTGCACAGGAGAAGGAATCTAAGCTGTAGGACGAAATGTGGCATTTTTCATCACCATCagaaatgcaacattttaaCGGCGATCAGAAAGAAAATGGTCGTTTTCCTTTTTGACAATATTTCTGTtagaatatttcatttttacatttacaaagctGCCGATCGGTTTACTGCGTAAAGGGGACATTTGAACTCTTCTAGCAATGTAGTAGCctgttattattactattactattactattattattatgattattatgattattattattataactattattattattattattatttgcacattGGGATCGTTTGTTGTCGTTGATGCTGATAAAacaatgcttttattttaggatttagaaaaatatttatttaccttAATAATGAATGTCTGTCCAGGATGCTTTAAGTCAAAATTGTGATGATAAGCTTCACGTCACcgatggatgatgatgatgatgatgatgatggtgatggagagagagagagagagagagagagagaaagagagagagaggttaagGCTATAGGATAAAAAATTCATGGTCGCACTGTAATATTTGTATTTAGCCAGGTcgttatttaaatgtttaatacattattatattatgttaagCAATAGAAATATTTCATCTGCCATGTCCTCTCCATTGGCATCACGCTACTTAGGCCAATAAGGCGCTTTTATATACAGGGTTCAGGTTTTTCTGAGgttgaaaacaacaacaaaaaaagaggtGTAGAGAGATTTTATTTTGCTCATATCACTGATTTCCTGTCTACCATATTtctaataaaacaacaaacaggaTGACGCCGTCTTTTTAAGCAAACTTTCGTTTTTTATAcctaaaaaagagaagaaatagatctttggatgttttttttttgcagagagcTTCTGGAGTTATGTGTCCAGTTTAGCTTTACCAGGTtataaagaggggaaaaaaagcaaccAGGCAGTTTTAGTAtatttgctgctgctggtgggggTGAGATCTCAGAGGTAACTGTTCTCTGGATGTTGTGTTGAAATATGAGCAACTTTTGAACACGTCTGTCCGGAGTCTCTTTTAGCTTCCTAATTATTTTCCACAAAAGCATTTTCAAAAGAAGACAACAGGGTTTGAAGATTTAAAGATattgaaatacaacaaaaatgaTGCTTAAATGGCTGGATAGTATATCTATTTAGATAGGCCTACTTTTAAAAAATAGagtttataaattataaaatttaaaaagcaaacatttactGTAGTATTAAAACACTATTATTGAAGCCTGCCTAACTGAATACTACACTATAATACTCTTCTTAACACATTAATAACACATGAAGACTATTAAGATCAACAAAAAAGAGCCGTAAGATTCTAATATTATAATATcacaatattataatattatatcaGCCTTTTAGGAAATATTATAAGAAAGTCAGACTATAAAATGCCTTAAGCTGCATGCAGGTTGGTCCATTATGGGAAAGTACTTTATAAAAATCCTTTTCCACTTTTgcaccaaatgtgtgtgtttgcagccagCTGAGCTGAGCGGAGCTGGGTCATGGTGCTCAGTGCCTGTTTATTAAAGACAGATATTTGTGGTGGTGTGTCATCATCTCTGCGTCTCGCCTGCCAAGGTCAACGACGTGGCCTGCCTCTCAGCTCTCCTTTAGACACAGGACTTAATCTCTAATGCTACTAGCCAGTGCAGGGGACGTTCCATGGCAGGGGACAGTACAAACCACATCACTGGCTGTCTGGAAAATGACTCTATTCACTCATACACTCGTGCCTCCTGGTGTCTAGTTCGTGctggatgctgtttttttttgtcattttgatttaCTGGTATTGAATTTATATTTGTAATAACCCCCCAAAGCCCAGGTTAATCACAATCCAGTAGTGTTagtttgtaatattttattacaCTCCTGTAATCGGCCACTTGAATGCATTTGCAGACCACAAGAGccccttttttccccttcccAACCAGGTGTTGATTTAGGCCTTCCACACTGCGGTCTGTTAGCTTAAAGTGCCATCCTGCGATATGTGTTAGTGACCTCATGCAGGAGGAGACACAGCGCTCACTGCGGGCTCAGACTACGATTAGACAGCTGCAGGGGAAACAATCCACATTGTAGCCATTTTGTGAGACCCCAAAGATGGGTGTCATGTCTCCCCTCTCCCAAAGGCCTGCGTGTTATCTCACATGATACCAGATATAGAGGGAGAGATGTCTCGGATGTGTCTCTCAGTTTCaaacatgtactgtataaaTCACACGTCATTACCAGAGGTCACTGGCTGAGGTACACCATTGGATGGTTTCATCGCGGGGGCCAGTCTGGTTGGAGGAGAGTGGATTTATCTAGCAGTTGGATCTCTGGAGAGGCAGCCATATTTTAT from Pempheris klunzingeri isolate RE-2024b chromosome 3, fPemKlu1.hap1, whole genome shotgun sequence includes the following:
- the lbx1b gene encoding transcription factor LBX1b; amino-acid sequence: MMTSKEVAKCDAVENRRRSPLDHLPPPANSNKPLTPFSIEDILNKPSVKRSYTICGTAHLISSSEKHRPSSIPLSSRALLTQTSPLCALEELASKTFKGLEVSVLQAAEGRDGMTLFGQRSTPKKRRKSRTAFTNHQIYELEKRFLYQKYLSPADRDQIAQQLGLTNAQVITWFQNRRAKLKRDLEEMKADVESAKAVGQVPLDKLAKLADLEKCANGTLGHPRGESPARGGQQEHELAQKLRSSPLSPFSDHTTSKECSEDEDVEIDVDD